In the Vitis vinifera cultivar Pinot Noir 40024 chromosome 2, ASM3070453v1 genome, one interval contains:
- the LOC100852998 gene encoding cytochrome P450 CYP72A616, which yields MRMEGSILKTMAYSFAILTVYTLLRVVYSIWWRPKSLEKQLRRQGIRGTHYKLLFGDAKAMKQSFMEARSKPMALNHSIVPRVIPFYHEMAQKYGKVSVSWHFTTPRVLIVEPELMRMILKYKNGHLHRLPGNPLGYHLSRGLLSLEGEKWAKRRKLLSPAFHLEKLKGMMPAFSTSCHDLIERWKNLVGPQGTYELDVMPEFQNLTGDVISRTAFGSSYEEGRRVFELQKEQIVLVMEDFRNFYIPGFRFVPTRKNKRRYYMDSEIKAMIKKIILKKKQTLKNGDPGNDDLLGLLLQCQEQTDSEMTIDDVVEECKLFYFVGQETTANWLTWTTLLLSMHPNWQEKARAEVLQICGKKMPDIEAISNLKIVSMILHEVLRLYPPVIMQFRHTGERINIAGMCIPAGVDLVLPTALLHHSPEYWGDDVEEFKPERFSEGVSKASKGDQTAFYPFGWGHRICLGQGLAMIEAKMALAMILQHFWFELSPTYTHAPHRIITLQPQYGAPIILHQI from the exons ATGAGAATGGAAGGCTCCATTTTGAAAACCATGGCATACTCTTTTGCCATATTGACTGTCTATACTCTTTTGAGAGTTGTTTACAGCATCTGGTGGAGACCCAAAAGCCTGGAGAAGCAGCTGAGGCGGCAAGGCATCAGAGGTACTCATTACAAGCTTTTGTTTGGAGACGCGAAAGCTATGAAGCAGTCATTCATGGAGGCACGCTCCAAACCCATGGCTTTGAACCATTCTATTGTTCCTCGTGTCATTCCATTCTACCATGAAATGGCTCAAAAATATG GGAAAGTTTCAGTGAGTTGGCACTTTACAACGCCAAGGGTGCTGATAGTGGAGCCAGAGCTGATGAGGATGATATTAAAATACAAGAATGGTCACTTGCACAGGCTGCCGGGAAACCCTCTTGGGTATCATCTGTCACGCGGACTATTATCCTTGGAAGGTGAGAAATGGGCCAAAAGGAGAAAGTTACTCTCACCAGCTTTCCACCTTGAGAAGTTGAAG GGTATGATGCCAGCATTTTCAACAAGTTGTCACGATTTGATAGAACGGTGGAAGAACTTGGTTGGTCCTCAAGGAACATATGAACTAGATGTAATGCCTGAATTTCAGAACCTTACTGGGGATGTTATTTCTCGAACAGCCTTTGGAAGCAGCTATGAAGAAGGAAGGAGAGTGTTTGAACTTCAGAAGGAGCAAATTGTGCTAGTCATGGAAGATTTTCGAAACTTTTACATACCTGGTTTCAG ATTTGTGCCCACTAGGAAGAACAAGAGGAGATATTATATGGACAGTGAGATCAAAgcgatgataaaaaaaataattctcaagaaGAAGCAGACCCTGAAGAATGGAGATCCAGGCAATGATGATCTACTAGGTTTACTGCTGCAATGTCAGGAACAAACTGATAGTGAGATGACGATTGATGATGTGGTAGAGGAATGCAAGTTGTTCTACTTTGTTGGCCAAGAGACCACTGCTAACTGGCTAACATGGACAACTCTCCTCTTATCTATGCATCCCAACTGGCAAGAGAAGGCAAGAGCAGAGGTTTTACAGATATGTGGGAAGAAAATGCCTGATATTGAAGCCATAAGCAACCTCAAAATT GTGTCCATGATACTACATGAAGTCCTAAGGCTGTATCCACCTGTGATTATGCAGTTCAGGCATACTGGTGAAAGAATCAATATAGCAGGTATGTGTATCCCAGCTGGGGTCGACCTTGTGTTGCCAACTGCGCTTCTTCATCACAGTCCTGAGTACTGGGGAGATGATGTTGAGGAATTTAAACCAGAGAGATTCTCTGAAGGAGTTTCAAAGGCATCAAAGGGTGATCAGACTGCATTCTATCCATTTGGGTGGGGGCACAGGATCTGCTTGGGTCAAGGTTTGGCAATGATAGAAGCAAAGATGGCTCTAGCTATGATTCTGCAACACTTTTGGTTTGAGCTTTCACCCACTTATACTCATGCTCCTCATCGTATTATTACTCTTCAACCTCAATATGGAGCTCCAATTATACTGCACCAAATCTAA